The Hypanus sabinus isolate sHypSab1 unplaced genomic scaffold, sHypSab1.hap1 scaffold_863, whole genome shotgun sequence genome contains a region encoding:
- the LOC132390335 gene encoding zinc finger protein 239-like → MAHQRVHTRGQPFTCSVCGKGFTHSSSLQSHQRVHTGEKPFTCSVCGKGFTRSSQLQSHQRVHTGERPFTCTLCGKGFTSSSKLKVHQRVHTGEKPFTCSVCGKGFTQSSSLQSHQQLHTGERPFTCSECGKGFILSFYLQRHQRVHTGERPFTCSVCVKRFTQSSHLRNHQRVHTGEKPFTCSVCGKGFTQSSQLLTHQSVHSGDWPLL, encoded by the coding sequence ATGGCACACCAACGTGTTCATACCAGGGgacagccattcacctgctcagtctgtgggaagggattcactcattcatccagcctacagagtcatcagagagttcacactggggagaagccattcacctgctcagtctgtgggaagggattcactcggtcatcccaactacagagtcatcagcgagttcacactggggagaggccattcacctgcacactgtgcgggaagggattcactagctcatctaaactgaaggtgcatcagagagttcacactggggagaagccattcacctgctcagtctgtgggaagggattcactcagtcatccagcctacagagtcatcagcaacttcacactggggagaggccattcacctgctcagaatgtgggaagggattcatactgtcattctacctacagagacaccagcgagttcacactggggagaggccattcacctgctcagtctgtgtgaagagattcactcagtcatcccacctacggaatcatcagcgagttcacactggggagaagccgttcacctgctcagtctgtgggaagggattcactcagtcatcacaactattgacacaccagtcagttcacagtggggactggccgttgttatga